From a single Phragmites australis chromosome 7, lpPhrAust1.1, whole genome shotgun sequence genomic region:
- the LOC133925577 gene encoding uncharacterized protein LOC133925577, with protein MRRAVEPETDGRGGVVGSQSAFRNREREGKRQLGGGGILALMCSPARRWDPCSDVFGGKPIENGGTKFASCFVCKQQGHLSKNCPENKHGIYPKGGCCKICGEVTHLAKHCPTKGEQDLLSSRDDDINMEEHYQEGRAVLHGGDDLEDDFIEEEEPKPTKSKKAKQPSSKSATGTGNDEKNANTKAKVKQAPKVVKFFGLENLAPVRAFAIAHHLPVPSSPPSSPAANSASGMAVSDECKHKFQDLKAKRSFRFITFKIDEQTQQVVVDRLGQPGDTYDDFAASMPASECRYAVYDFDFVTDENCQKSKIFFVSWSPDTSRVRSKMLYASSKDRFKRELDGIQVELQATDPSEMSMDIVKARAL; from the exons aTGAGGCGGGCGGTTGAACCTGAAACTGACGGTAGAGGCGGAGTAGTGGGATCTCAGAGTGCCTTCagaaacagagagagggaggggaagaggCAGCTCGGTGGCGGAGGGATCCTTGCTCTAATGTGTTCGCCTGCTCGGCGGTGGGATCCCTGTTCTGATGTGTTCGGCGGCAAGCCCATTGAAAATG GGGGTACAAAGTTTGCTAGCTGCTTTGTCTGCAAACAGCAAGGGCACCTGAGCAAGAATTGTCCAGAAAACAAACATGGCATTTATCCTAAG GGTGGTTGTTGTAAGATATGTGGTGAAGTTACGCACTTGGCGAAGCATTGTCCAACTAAAGGGGAACAAGATTTGTTATCCTCCAGAGATGATG ATATCAATATGGAAGAACACTATCAGGAAGGCCGTGCCGTTCTCCATGGTGGAGATGATCTTGAAGACGATttcattgaagaagaagagccAAAACCCACCAAATCGAAAAAGGCAAAGCAACCAAGTTCAAAATCAGCAACAGGGACCGGAAATGATGAGAAGAACGCCAACACAAAGGCAAAAGTTAAGCAAGCTCCGAAAGTTGTAAAATTCTTTG GCCTTGAAAATCTTGCCCCCGTCCGCGCCTTCGCCATTGCGCACCACCTCCCGGTCCCCTCCTCGCCACCGTCGAGCCCGGCT GCGAACTCGGCGTCGGGGATGGCCGTGAGCGACGAGTGCAAGCACAAGTTCCAGGACCTCAAGGCCAAGAGGAGCTTCCGGTTCATCACGTTCAAGATCGACGAGCAGACGCAGCAGGTGGTGGTGGACAGGCTGGGGCAGCCGGGCGACACCTACGACGATTTCGCCGCCTCCATGCCCGCCAGCGAGTGCCGCTACGCCGTGTACGACTTCGACTTCGTCACCGACGAGAACTGCCAGAAGAGCAAGATCTTCTTTGTCTCCTG GTCCCCGGACACGTCGAGGGTGAGGAGCAAGATGCTGTACGCGAGCTCCAAGGACCGGTTCAAGCGGGAGCTGGACGGCATCCAGGTGGAGTTGCAGGCCACGGACCCGAGCGAGATGAGCATGGACATCGTCAAGGCGCGAGCCCTCTGA